CCAGTCGCCATGGCCAGCCCTTTGGCGGTTGTCAGGCCGATGCGTAGTCCGGTGAAACTGCCTGGTCCCGAGCTGACAGCGATAGCGTCAATGCGGTCCCAGGTGAAATTAGTGTCTGCCATCAACTGTTGAACAGTAGTGAGTAGTCTTCTGGAGTGGGTGATTGATGTGGTAAGCGAATATTCGGCAAGGCAGAGTCCTGCAGAGATCAGGGCAACGCTGCCACACATGGTTGCATTTTCAATGGCCAGGATGATTGGGCCGGTGACCACTGTCGATCCGTGCCTTGCCATATTCTCTTACCCTTTGCCGAAGAGACGGGCAAAGTCGTTATAGAAAACGAAGAGCATCAGTGAGCCGAGCAGGAACATGCCGACTTGTTGCAGAATTTCCTGAGCGCGTAAGGTCAATGGTTTCCTCCGCAGCGCCTCGATGGAAAAGAATACCAGGTGACCACCATCAAGGATGGGGATAGGGAAAAGATTGATGATGCCGAGGTTGACGCTTAGAACCGCCATGAAGGAGAAGAGGCTGATCCATCCTGCTTCCATCTGCTGGCCTGCCATTTGAGCGATCATTATCGGGCCTCCGATCTGTGAGGCCGGGATCACCCGTTGGATAATCTTCCATAGACTCAAGACGGTCAATTCGATATAAAACCAGGTCTGTTCGACGCCTTCGATAAAGGCTCCGGAGAGGGTGGCCGGTTCATAGCGCAATGATTGCTTCTGGGAGATGCCAAGCAGAAAGCGGGTATCAACCACTTCACCGAAGATATTCTTGACCTCGGAGGTGGTGGGGGCGCCGGTTGCGTCGATGAGTTCTGCTCCGCGTTTGATGGAGACCGTAAGTTCTTTCCCTCCGCTTTTTTTCACCGATTCCGACACTTCTGACCAAGATGTTATTGCTTTGCCGTCAATGGCAACGACGATGTCACCTGGCTTGAGTCCGGCTTGTTCGGCAGCTGAACCTGGCGAAATCTCACCAATTTCGGTGGTTGGGAGGGGGTGGGGGATGCCGGTGATGAGAATTACCACTGTAAAAATAACGATGGCAGAAATCAGGTTAGATATTGGACCGGCTAAGACAACCATAAATCGTTTCCAAACGGATTTGGCGGCAAAGGAACGTCCTGCCATTTCTGCTGATACCGTTTCATTTGGTTGTTCGCCCAGCATCTTTACATAGCCTCCAAGGGGCAAGGCGCTGAGTAGATATTCTGTTTCGCCAATCTGTTTAGCTATGATTTTGGGTCCAAAACCAAGAGAAAATTTAAGGACTTTGATTCCAAAGAATTTGGCAGTGATAAAGTGTCCGAATTCATGGACAAAAATCAATACTCCCAGGACAATAATAAAAGAAACGATTGAGTTCATTGTGGGTGTGTAGGTATGGGTGGATGATTAGGAGGGAGGTCGGGGCAGGTGGTAGACCCGCCTTGCTTTTGGCGTTTAGCTATGGACATGGCCTCAATAATTGATTCGGCCTGGACCCTAGCAGCCAGATCAGCCTCAAGGATGGTGGTTAAGTCAATCGCTGGTCCCCCTGCAGTCCTGGTCATGGTTTCAGCAACACAGAGAGCGACTTCAGGAAATCGGATGCGGTGGGCAAGAAATGCGGAGACCGCCACCTCGTTGGCAGCATTGAGGATGGCCGGCATCAAGCCACCCTGCTTGCACGCTTGATACGCCAGTTTGAGGCTGGGGAATCGGTTGAAATCTGGGGCATGGAACGTCATACTTTGCTTGATCAGGTTAAGGGATGGTAAGTTGAGCTTGATCCGTTCCGGGTAGGTTAAAGCATAGGCTATGGGAATTTGCATATCGGGCACCCCCATCTGCGAGATGATTGATCCATCAATATATTCAACCATAGAGTGGACTACGCTTTGAGGATGAATGAGGACCTCGATTTTTTCTAACGGGATATCGAAAAGGAACTTGGCCTCAATCACTTCCAGCCCCTTATTCATCAGGGTGGCTGAGTCGATTGAAATTTTGTTGCCCATGCTCCAGTTCGGGTGTTTAAGAGCTTGTTCTGGCGTGACGTTCCAGAGATCAGCCGCTGCCATGTTGCGGAATGGACCGCCTGAGGCGGTGAGGATGATTCGGTTGATATCTTCCTTGCGTC
The nucleotide sequence above comes from Desulfobulbaceae bacterium. Encoded proteins:
- the rseP gene encoding RIP metalloprotease RseP, producing MNSIVSFIIVLGVLIFVHEFGHFITAKFFGIKVLKFSLGFGPKIIAKQIGETEYLLSALPLGGYVKMLGEQPNETVSAEMAGRSFAAKSVWKRFMVVLAGPISNLISAIVIFTVVILITGIPHPLPTTEIGEISPGSAAEQAGLKPGDIVVAIDGKAITSWSEVSESVKKSGGKELTVSIKRGAELIDATGAPTTSEVKNIFGEVVDTRFLLGISQKQSLRYEPATLSGAFIEGVEQTWFYIELTVLSLWKIIQRVIPASQIGGPIMIAQMAGQQMEAGWISLFSFMAVLSVNLGIINLFPIPILDGGHLVFFSIEALRRKPLTLRAQEILQQVGMFLLGSLMLFVFYNDFARLFGKG
- a CDS encoding 1-deoxy-D-xylulose-5-phosphate reductoisomerase, with amino-acid sequence MKHLSILGSTGSIGRNVLEVVRQYPGRFRVIGLAAGRNIVLLKEQLEAFRPTMVSVETEKDMIALRQNLSPEWHNKLSWGQHGAEQVATLPSADMVVSAIVGAAGLPPTVAAVLAGKDIALANKETLVMAGPLIMEAVARLKITLLPVDSEHNAIFQALSAGRKEDINRIILTASGGPFRNMAAADLWNVTPEQALKHPNWSMGNKISIDSATLMNKGLEVIEAKFLFDIPLEKIEVLIHPQSVVHSMVEYIDGSIISQMGVPDMQIPIAYALTYPERIKLNLPSLNLIKQSMTFHAPDFNRFPSLKLAYQACKQGGLMPAILNAANEVAVSAFLAHRIRFPEVALCVAETMTRTAGGPAIDLTTILEADLAARVQAESIIEAMSIAKRQKQGGSTTCPDLPPNHPPIPTHPQ